In Neorhizobium galegae, the following proteins share a genomic window:
- a CDS encoding phenylalanine 4-monooxygenase — MTKQSTYTANLPDADGIYHYTSEEDGIWSELYERQMRLLADKACREYLDGVQALGLKADKVPQLRDVGRCLNETTGFGVEGVPALIPPSRFYELLSQGKFPLATFIRRREHIDYIEEPDIFHEVFGHCPLLTNQSYANFVRRFGEKAVGLGKEYSWHLFRIFWFTVEFGLIDTPQGRRCFGAGIVSSPNETRAAMEGREAEFRPFDLMTVLRTPYRIDIVQPIYYVIDSFAQLESIIEEDIGARIREAKALGDFPPVFEAKAS; from the coding sequence ATGACCAAGCAAAGCACCTACACGGCAAACCTGCCGGATGCAGACGGCATCTACCACTACACAAGCGAAGAAGACGGGATCTGGAGCGAGCTCTACGAGCGCCAGATGAGGCTGCTGGCCGACAAGGCCTGCCGGGAATATCTGGACGGCGTCCAGGCACTCGGGTTGAAGGCGGACAAGGTTCCGCAGCTTCGCGATGTCGGCCGATGCCTCAACGAGACCACCGGCTTCGGCGTGGAGGGCGTGCCCGCCCTCATTCCGCCGTCGCGCTTCTACGAGTTGCTGTCGCAGGGCAAGTTTCCGCTGGCGACCTTCATCCGCCGCCGCGAGCACATCGACTACATCGAGGAACCCGATATCTTCCATGAGGTCTTCGGCCACTGCCCGCTCCTCACCAACCAGAGTTATGCCAATTTCGTTCGCCGCTTCGGCGAAAAAGCCGTCGGGCTCGGGAAGGAATATTCCTGGCACCTGTTCCGGATCTTCTGGTTCACCGTCGAATTCGGTCTGATCGACACGCCACAGGGACGCCGCTGCTTCGGCGCCGGTATCGTCTCCTCTCCCAACGAGACGCGGGCCGCCATGGAAGGCCGTGAGGCCGAATTCCGGCCCTTTGATCTGATGACGGTGCTCAGGACCCCCTACCGCATCGATATCGTCCAGCCGATCTACTATGTCATCGACAGCTTTGCACAGCTGGAATCGATCATCGAGGAGGATATCGGAGCACGCATCAGGGAGGCCAAGGCGCTGGGGGACTTTCCGCCGGTGTTCGAAGCCAAGGCTTCCTGA
- a CDS encoding Lrp/AsnC family transcriptional regulator: protein MKENLQAARKLLQLVQTGDGSSLAELAEKAGMSQSTAWRKIQELEAEGVIRKRVALLDPAKLDLKLCIVAHVTLEDHHEEAIEAFATVVRDRPEIMECYALSGTFDYMLKIRARDVEAYEAFMTRHLMRNPHVRTVVSSFVLRELKSTTELPI from the coding sequence ATGAAAGAAAACCTGCAGGCGGCCCGCAAGCTTCTGCAACTCGTGCAGACGGGCGATGGTTCGTCGCTGGCCGAATTGGCAGAGAAGGCCGGCATGTCGCAAAGCACCGCATGGCGGAAGATCCAGGAACTGGAGGCCGAAGGCGTCATCCGAAAGCGGGTGGCACTTCTCGATCCGGCAAAGCTCGACCTCAAGCTCTGCATCGTCGCCCATGTGACGCTGGAGGATCACCATGAGGAGGCGATCGAAGCCTTCGCTACCGTGGTGCGCGACCGGCCAGAGATCATGGAGTGTTACGCTCTGTCTGGAACCTTCGACTACATGCTGAAGATCCGGGCGCGCGACGTCGAAGCCTACGAGGCTTTCATGACTCGCCACCTGATGCGCAACCCGCATGTGCGCACCGTGGTCTCCAGCTTTGTCCTGCGCGAACTGAAATCGACCACCGAGCTGCCGATATAA
- the rpsI gene encoding 30S ribosomal protein S9, protein MADLSSLKDLAPAAEAAAPVYVRKVDSLGRSYATGKRKNAVARVWVKAGTGKITVNGRDFSTYFARPVLQMILQQPVIAAARTGQFDIVATVAGGGLSGQAGAVRHGVSKALTYFEPGLRGVLKKGGFLTRDSRVVERKKYGKAKARRSFQFSKR, encoded by the coding sequence ATGGCCGATCTTTCCTCCCTGAAGGACCTCGCGCCGGCTGCCGAAGCTGCCGCTCCGGTCTATGTCCGCAAGGTCGATAGCCTCGGCCGCTCCTACGCGACCGGCAAGCGCAAGAACGCCGTCGCCCGCGTCTGGGTCAAGGCTGGCACCGGCAAGATCACGGTCAACGGCCGTGACTTCTCGACCTACTTCGCCCGCCCTGTCCTGCAGATGATCCTGCAGCAGCCGGTTATCGCTGCTGCCCGCACCGGCCAGTTCGACATCGTCGCGACCGTCGCCGGTGGCGGTCTCTCCGGCCAGGCTGGTGCCGTTCGTCACGGCGTTTCCAAGGCACTCACCTACTTCGAGCCGGGCCTTCGCGGCGTGCTCAAGAAGGGTGGCTTCCTGACCCGCGACAGCCGCGTCGTCGAGCGTAAGAAGTACGGCAAGGCAAAGGCCCGCCGCTCCTTCCAGTTCTCCAAGCGTTAA
- the rplM gene encoding 50S ribosomal protein L13 encodes MSTFVQKPAEVVKKWVIIDAEGLVVGRLATIVANRLRGKHKATFTPHVDDGDNVIIINAEKCVLTGKKYSDKTYYWHTGYPGGIKERTARQIIEGRFPERVIEKAVERMVPRGPLGRRQMKNLRVYAGSNHPHEAQQPVALDVASLNSKNVRSA; translated from the coding sequence ATGTCAACCTTCGTTCAGAAGCCTGCAGAGGTGGTGAAGAAGTGGGTGATCATCGATGCCGAAGGCCTCGTTGTCGGTCGCCTCGCCACCATCGTCGCCAACCGGCTCCGCGGCAAGCACAAGGCCACCTTCACCCCGCACGTCGATGATGGCGACAACGTCATCATCATCAATGCGGAAAAGTGCGTGCTCACCGGCAAGAAGTATTCCGACAAGACCTATTACTGGCACACCGGTTATCCGGGTGGCATCAAGGAGCGCACCGCGCGCCAGATCATCGAAGGCCGCTTCCCGGAGCGCGTCATCGAGAAGGCTGTCGAGCGCATGGTTCCCCGTGGTCCGCTCGGCCGTCGCCAGATGAAGAACCTGCGCGTTTATGCCGGTTCCAACCATCCCCATGAAGCACAGCAGCCGGTCGCTCTCGACGTGGCATCGCTGAACAGCAAGAACGTAAGGAGCGCCTGA
- a CDS encoding CoA-binding protein: protein MNHDHYDNAYIADILKSTRTIALLGASPNPDRPSNRVMGFLLSKGYTVFPVNPGQAGKQIFGQTVYRTLSDVPQPVDMVDVFRAAEYLDGVVDEAIGLETRPKVIWGQLSVRDDKAAERAEAAGIKVVMDRCPAIEYPRLVA from the coding sequence ATGAACCATGACCATTACGACAATGCCTATATCGCCGATATCCTGAAGAGCACCAGGACGATTGCGCTCCTCGGCGCGTCCCCTAATCCCGACAGGCCGAGCAACCGGGTCATGGGTTTTCTGCTCTCCAAGGGCTATACGGTGTTTCCGGTCAATCCCGGCCAGGCCGGCAAGCAGATCTTCGGTCAGACGGTCTACAGGACGCTTTCGGACGTGCCGCAGCCGGTCGACATGGTCGACGTTTTTCGTGCCGCCGAGTATCTGGACGGCGTGGTCGACGAGGCGATCGGGCTTGAAACCAGGCCGAAGGTGATCTGGGGCCAGCTGAGCGTTCGCGACGACAAGGCCGCCGAAAGGGCGGAGGCGGCCGGCATCAAGGTCGTCATGGACCGCTGCCCGGCGATCGAATATCCCCGTCTGGTTGCCTGA
- a CDS encoding DUF6455 family protein yields the protein MDNTIPTLDPTPENLTGRLKRWCSATWAAINEAKLLASLDDETVKLLAQDNALSEQELRELIAKGPHAADEMLALMKLLNIDPEEARLEEPAEFREMHVTCVHCGEKTRCRRELADGSAAVDFASYCGNAELLDDMRSRPELLAK from the coding sequence ATGGACAACACAATTCCCACCCTTGATCCCACCCCGGAAAATCTCACCGGCAGGCTGAAGCGCTGGTGTTCCGCCACGTGGGCGGCGATCAACGAAGCCAAGCTTCTCGCCAGCCTCGACGACGAAACCGTCAAGCTGCTGGCGCAGGACAACGCCTTGTCGGAACAGGAACTGCGCGAACTGATAGCCAAAGGCCCGCATGCGGCCGACGAAATGTTGGCGCTGATGAAGCTGCTCAACATCGATCCGGAAGAAGCCAGGCTGGAAGAGCCCGCGGAATTCCGCGAAATGCACGTGACCTGCGTCCATTGCGGCGAAAAGACCCGCTGTCGGCGCGAACTGGCCGACGGCAGCGCCGCCGTGGATTTCGCAAGCTATTGCGGCAACGCCGAACTGCTCGACGACATGCGCAGCCGACCGGAACTGCTCGCCAAATAG
- a CDS encoding O-acetylhomoserine aminocarboxypropyltransferase: protein MPTLNPGFSTLAVHAGAQPDPTTGARVTPIYQTTSFVFNDADHAAALFGLQQFGNIYTRIMNPTQAVLEERVAALEGGTAALAVASGHAAQMLTFHTIMQPGDNFIAARKLYGGSINQFGNAFRSFDWQVRWADSDDPASFEAGIDERTRAIFIESLANPAGTFVDIAAIAEVAHRRGIPLIVDNTMATPYLVRPLEHGADIVIHSLTKFMGGHGNSMGGVIVDGGTFNWSKSGNYPMLSEPRSEYGGIVLYQAFGNIGFAIACRVLGLRDMGPAISPFNAFMILTGIETLPLRMQKHCDNAAAVAKWLKAHPKVAWVSYSGLEDDPNHTLQMQYSPKGAGSVFTFGVTGGYEAGKTLVEGLQLFSHLANIGDTRSLVIHPASTTHRQLSEEQQIAAGAGPDVVRLSVGIEDAADIIADLDQALSKI from the coding sequence ATGCCGACACTCAATCCGGGGTTTTCGACGCTGGCCGTGCATGCGGGCGCGCAGCCCGATCCGACGACGGGGGCGCGGGTGACGCCGATCTACCAGACGACGTCTTTCGTCTTCAACGACGCGGACCATGCCGCCGCCCTTTTCGGCCTGCAGCAGTTCGGCAATATCTACACCCGCATCATGAACCCGACCCAGGCGGTGCTGGAGGAGCGGGTGGCGGCACTCGAGGGCGGCACCGCGGCGCTCGCGGTCGCCTCCGGCCATGCCGCCCAGATGCTGACTTTCCACACGATCATGCAGCCCGGCGACAATTTCATCGCGGCGAGAAAGCTCTACGGCGGCTCCATCAACCAGTTCGGCAATGCGTTCAGGAGTTTCGACTGGCAGGTGCGCTGGGCCGATAGCGACGATCCGGCAAGCTTCGAGGCAGGCATCGACGAGCGTACCCGCGCGATCTTCATCGAGAGCCTTGCCAATCCCGCCGGCACGTTCGTGGATATCGCGGCGATCGCCGAGGTGGCGCATCGGCGGGGCATTCCGCTGATCGTCGACAACACCATGGCGACGCCCTATCTCGTCCGGCCGCTCGAGCACGGCGCCGATATCGTCATCCACTCGCTGACCAAGTTCATGGGCGGCCATGGCAATTCCATGGGCGGCGTGATCGTTGACGGAGGCACCTTCAACTGGTCGAAATCGGGCAATTATCCGATGCTCTCGGAACCGCGTAGCGAATACGGCGGCATCGTCCTGTACCAGGCTTTCGGCAATATCGGCTTTGCCATCGCCTGCCGCGTGCTGGGCCTGCGCGACATGGGACCGGCGATTTCGCCCTTCAACGCGTTCATGATTCTGACCGGCATCGAAACGCTGCCGCTCAGGATGCAGAAACATTGCGACAATGCCGCTGCCGTCGCCAAATGGCTGAAGGCACATCCGAAGGTCGCCTGGGTCAGTTATTCCGGCCTGGAGGACGATCCGAACCATACCCTGCAGATGCAATATTCGCCGAAGGGCGCCGGCTCGGTCTTCACGTTCGGCGTTACGGGCGGCTACGAGGCGGGCAAGACCCTGGTCGAAGGCCTGCAGCTCTTCTCCCACCTCGCCAATATCGGCGATACCCGTTCGCTGGTCATCCATCCGGCCTCGACGACGCACCGGCAGCTGAGCGAAGAACAGCAGATCGCCGCCGGCGCCGGGCCGGACGTGGTGCGCCTGTCGGTCGGCATCGAGGATGCCGCCGACATCATCGCCGACCTCGACCAGGCTTTGTCGAAGATCTGA
- the bdcA gene encoding SDR family oxidoreductase, producing MTDFHGKKTLVLGGSRGIGAAIVRRFAGDGADVTFTYAGSKDAADALAVETGAKGVRSDAADRAAVIGTVREAGPLDILIISAGTLALGNPLEIDADAVDRMIDVNVRAPYHAAVEAARSMPDGGRIIVIGSVNGDRMPFAGGAAYALTKSAMQGMARGLARDFGDRNITVNVIQPGPTSTDMNPEDGPMSAFMHGFMAIKRHGRPGEIAGLAAYLAGPEAGFVTGSLQTIDGGFGA from the coding sequence ATGACTGACTTCCATGGAAAGAAGACGCTGGTCCTCGGCGGCAGCCGCGGCATCGGGGCTGCGATCGTCCGCCGCTTTGCCGGCGACGGCGCCGACGTGACGTTCACCTATGCCGGCTCGAAGGATGCCGCCGATGCTCTTGCCGTTGAGACCGGCGCCAAGGGTGTCCGGTCGGATGCGGCCGACCGCGCGGCCGTGATCGGCACGGTGCGTGAGGCCGGCCCGCTCGACATTCTGATCATCAGCGCCGGCACGCTGGCACTCGGCAATCCGCTGGAGATCGACGCCGACGCGGTCGACCGGATGATCGACGTCAATGTCCGGGCACCCTACCATGCAGCGGTCGAAGCCGCCCGCAGCATGCCGGACGGCGGTCGGATCATCGTCATCGGCTCGGTCAATGGTGACCGCATGCCCTTTGCCGGCGGTGCCGCTTACGCGCTCACCAAGTCGGCCATGCAGGGCATGGCGCGCGGTCTCGCCCGCGACTTCGGCGACCGCAACATTACCGTCAACGTCATCCAGCCCGGCCCGACCTCTACCGACATGAACCCGGAAGACGGCCCGATGAGCGCCTTCATGCACGGTTTCATGGCGATCAAGCGCCATGGCCGGCCCGGTGAGATCGCCGGTCTTGCCGCTTATCTCGCCGGTCCGGAAGCCGGCTTCGTCACCGGCTCCCTGCAGACGATCGACGGCGGTTTTGGCGCCTGA
- a CDS encoding TetR/AcrR family transcriptional regulator, which produces MVATKKVSPRGRPRAFDKEEALAKAQALFHAKGFDALSVADLTEAIGINPPSFYAAFGSKAELYSAALKRYEERAGLDVPGALAADRPLDEGVAALLRQAADNYGSGDAPGCMVIEGARGTVDPQASDQARRMLDMSRQVIHAAIAGREPQRAELITDYLMMAMSGLSASARNGVPSDRLRALATIASNQLSHHLKEIGQ; this is translated from the coding sequence ATGGTCGCTACAAAAAAGGTTTCGCCGCGCGGTCGGCCGCGCGCTTTCGACAAGGAGGAGGCGCTGGCAAAAGCCCAGGCGCTGTTCCATGCGAAGGGTTTCGATGCCTTGAGCGTCGCCGATCTCACCGAGGCGATCGGCATCAACCCGCCGAGCTTTTATGCCGCCTTCGGCAGCAAGGCTGAGCTCTACTCAGCCGCCTTGAAGCGTTACGAAGAGAGGGCGGGCCTGGATGTTCCAGGGGCTCTGGCAGCGGACAGACCGCTCGACGAGGGCGTGGCCGCGCTGCTGAGGCAGGCCGCCGACAACTACGGCAGCGGTGACGCGCCGGGCTGCATGGTAATCGAGGGAGCAAGAGGCACGGTTGACCCGCAGGCCTCCGACCAGGCCCGACGCATGCTGGACATGAGCCGCCAGGTCATCCACGCCGCAATCGCGGGCCGTGAACCGCAACGTGCCGAGCTCATCACCGACTACCTCATGATGGCAATGTCCGGCCTCTCGGCGAGTGCCCGCAACGGCGTGCCGTCAGACCGCCTGCGCGCACTGGCGACAATCGCTTCCAATCAGCTTTCCCATCATTTGAAGGAGATAGGACAATGA
- a CDS encoding cupin domain-containing protein, translating to MSAWIKFDLSSLAPEEGAPAPDRLVSGTPTFSTWNFEEAEGGLYAGIWEATPGKWRIVYEEWEYFHILSGHSIVTEEGGEPVHLRAGDSMILRPGFKGTWEVVETTRKDYVIRV from the coding sequence ATGAGCGCCTGGATCAAATTCGACCTCTCGTCCCTCGCGCCGGAAGAGGGCGCCCCCGCACCGGACCGGCTGGTCTCCGGCACCCCGACATTCTCCACCTGGAACTTCGAGGAAGCCGAGGGCGGGCTTTATGCCGGCATCTGGGAAGCGACGCCCGGCAAATGGCGGATCGTTTATGAGGAGTGGGAATATTTCCACATCCTCTCTGGCCATTCGATCGTCACCGAAGAGGGCGGCGAGCCGGTCCACCTGAGGGCTGGTGACAGCATGATCCTCAGACCCGGGTTCAAGGGAACCTGGGAAGTCGTTGAAACGACTCGCAAGGATTACGTGATCAGGGTTTGA
- a CDS encoding type II toxin-antitoxin system VapC family toxin — MAGIVIDASVVASWLLPDETNQSALDIYNRLSSEPAHVPALWDYEIRNILVVNERRGRITTQAVDAALEWLIDLNILRYTLADWDAAVRLSRQFALTAYLELSIRVDLPLATFDKALAAAAARNDKLAHHTPLKP, encoded by the coding sequence ATGGCGGGCATTGTCATCGACGCATCCGTTGTCGCGTCGTGGCTTCTGCCCGATGAAACGAACCAGTCAGCTCTCGATATTTACAACCGGTTGTCCTCGGAGCCTGCCCATGTGCCGGCTTTGTGGGATTACGAGATACGAAACATCCTGGTCGTGAATGAAAGACGCGGCCGGATAACCACCCAGGCAGTGGACGCCGCGCTGGAGTGGCTCATCGATCTCAATATCCTACGATACACTCTGGCGGATTGGGACGCAGCAGTCCGCCTATCCCGGCAGTTCGCGTTGACCGCCTATCTCGAACTCTCCATACGCGTGGATCTTCCGCTGGCGACGTTCGACAAAGCCCTGGCCGCCGCGGCAGCCCGCAACGACAAGCTTGCACACCACACGCCCCTCAAACCCTGA
- a CDS encoding type II toxin-antitoxin system Phd/YefM family antitoxin, which produces MRTYSVAEADRHFADMLDHVRHGETVLVIENGKPLARFSPAETPRLDDAVDQQQRLEKIRQLFGNVTLDEMISGRDEGRK; this is translated from the coding sequence ATGCGGACATATTCCGTTGCGGAAGCCGATCGCCATTTTGCCGACATGCTGGATCACGTCCGGCACGGGGAAACCGTGCTCGTCATCGAAAACGGGAAGCCTCTCGCCAGGTTTTCTCCGGCAGAAACACCGAGGCTCGACGATGCAGTCGACCAGCAGCAACGCCTAGAGAAGATCCGGCAGCTCTTCGGCAATGTTACCCTCGATGAAATGATATCGGGACGCGACGAAGGCCGCAAATAA
- a CDS encoding MarR family winged helix-turn-helix transcriptional regulator: protein MTDKDKQDRQGQNEDGVWLHCSNTAVRRASRHLGQLYEDAMGDTGLKGTQFSLLSQIARSNEPTLKNLAEAMVMDLSALGHTLKPLIRDGLVELVPDAQDRRAKRVRLTDAAAAMQRDLTARWQVAQDRFDKAFGKEKSAELRRTLAFISSDEFAKAFNRND, encoded by the coding sequence ATGACGGACAAAGACAAGCAGGACAGGCAGGGGCAGAACGAAGACGGCGTCTGGCTTCACTGCAGCAATACCGCAGTGCGCCGCGCCTCGCGGCATCTCGGCCAGCTCTATGAGGATGCGATGGGCGATACGGGCCTCAAGGGAACGCAATTCTCCCTGTTGTCGCAGATCGCCAGATCCAACGAACCCACATTGAAAAACCTCGCGGAGGCGATGGTCATGGACCTCTCGGCGCTCGGCCATACCCTGAAGCCGCTGATCCGCGACGGGCTGGTGGAACTGGTGCCCGACGCCCAGGACCGCCGCGCCAAGCGCGTCCGCCTGACGGACGCCGCCGCAGCCATGCAACGCGACCTCACCGCCCGCTGGCAGGTGGCCCAGGATCGTTTCGACAAGGCGTTCGGCAAGGAAAAGTCCGCGGAATTGCGGCGGACGCTGGCGTTCATTTCGTCGGATGAATTCGCGAAGGCCTTCAATCGGAACGACTGA
- a CDS encoding SDR family NAD(P)-dependent oxidoreductase translates to MTNNSKLGTALVTGASSGIGATYAEKLARRGYDLVLVARDADRLKALAGRLASEHGVKADVLRADLSQRTDVLLVDKRLREDGSITLFVNNAGIGPKGPLLKADPDYLDQMVDLNVTAANRLAVVAAQAFAARGKGAIVNIASAVALAAEFFSGTYAASKAFVLALTEALASELKDTGVTIQAVLPGYTRTEIFDRVGGSMDSLDPNSVMEVSDLVDAALAGLDRGELVTMPSLTDTQLYDTYTAARGGLRPYLSLNKPAARYGVTA, encoded by the coding sequence ATGACCAATAACTCGAAACTCGGAACCGCACTCGTGACCGGCGCATCGTCAGGCATCGGCGCGACATATGCGGAAAAGCTCGCCAGGCGCGGCTATGATCTCGTCCTCGTCGCCCGCGACGCGGATCGGCTGAAGGCGCTTGCCGGCCGGCTGGCAAGCGAACATGGTGTCAAGGCAGATGTGCTGCGCGCCGACCTCAGCCAGCGCACCGATGTGCTCCTTGTCGATAAGCGCCTGCGCGAAGACGGTTCGATCACGCTCTTCGTCAACAATGCCGGCATCGGCCCGAAGGGCCCGCTGTTGAAGGCCGATCCGGATTATCTCGACCAGATGGTCGATCTCAACGTCACCGCCGCCAATCGCCTCGCGGTTGTGGCAGCCCAGGCCTTTGCCGCCCGGGGTAAGGGCGCCATCGTCAACATCGCCTCCGCCGTCGCACTCGCCGCAGAATTCTTCAGTGGCACTTATGCCGCCAGCAAGGCCTTCGTTCTGGCCCTGACGGAAGCCCTCGCTTCCGAGCTGAAGGACACCGGTGTCACGATCCAGGCAGTCCTGCCCGGTTATACCCGCACCGAAATCTTCGATCGCGTCGGCGGCTCGATGGATAGTCTCGACCCGAACTCGGTCATGGAAGTCAGCGACCTTGTCGATGCGGCGCTTGCCGGCCTGGACCGCGGCGAACTCGTCACCATGCCGTCGCTGACCGATACCCAGCTTTATGACACTTACACGGCCGCTCGAGGCGGGCTGCGTCCCTATCTGTCGCTCAACAAGCCCGCGGCCCGGTACGGCGTCACCGCCTAG
- a CDS encoding cytochrome P450 has product MTILPDFLRIDPQTHHVSLDGRNPAFYSDPNRVYALLHEHCPTFYWEEQRQWLFTGYDHVNGLLRDRRFGRQILHIASREELGLPEPLAHLENFDLAERYSLLELEPPEHTRLRTLVNRAFVSRHIERLRPEIAELAERLIDGFEGQGETELLSSFADIIPVTMIARMIGIPDEMGPQLLAWSHAYVGMYMFKRTQQDEHAADRAAGEFSDYVKGLIAERRREPREDLLTHMIHTEHKGQYLTNDELVSTTIVLLNAGHEATVHQIGNSVRVILESGLPPADLFRDEAATERTVEETLRICAPVHIFQRWALEDVEVDGLSFKRGDKVSLILAAANLDPNKFSDPLAFKPDRQEAANLSFGAGIHFCIGAPLARLELNTVLPILFRRLPGMRIAVPPVVKDVYHFHGLERLDLAW; this is encoded by the coding sequence ATGACCATTCTGCCCGATTTTCTCCGCATCGATCCTCAAACGCACCACGTCTCGCTGGACGGCCGCAACCCGGCTTTCTACAGCGACCCTAACCGCGTCTACGCCCTCCTCCACGAACATTGCCCGACGTTCTACTGGGAAGAGCAGCGGCAATGGTTGTTCACCGGCTACGACCATGTGAACGGGCTGTTGCGCGACCGGCGGTTCGGCCGGCAGATCCTGCATATCGCCAGCCGGGAGGAACTCGGCCTCCCCGAGCCCTTGGCTCATCTCGAGAACTTCGATCTCGCCGAGCGGTATTCGCTGCTGGAGCTGGAACCGCCGGAGCACACGCGGCTCCGCACGCTCGTCAACCGCGCCTTCGTGTCGCGCCATATCGAAAGGCTCCGGCCGGAGATCGCGGAGCTTGCCGAAAGGCTGATCGACGGGTTCGAGGGCCAAGGCGAGACTGAGCTGCTCTCCTCCTTCGCCGACATCATTCCGGTGACGATGATCGCCCGGATGATCGGCATCCCGGACGAGATGGGGCCGCAGCTTCTCGCCTGGTCGCATGCCTATGTCGGCATGTACATGTTCAAGCGGACGCAGCAGGACGAACATGCCGCCGACCGCGCGGCCGGGGAATTTTCCGACTATGTCAAAGGCCTGATCGCCGAGCGCCGCAGGGAGCCACGCGAGGATCTGCTGACCCACATGATCCACACGGAACACAAGGGCCAGTATCTCACCAACGACGAACTGGTCTCGACCACCATCGTACTGCTCAATGCCGGCCACGAAGCGACGGTGCATCAGATCGGCAATTCGGTGCGGGTGATCCTGGAGAGCGGCCTTCCGCCGGCAGACCTTTTCCGCGACGAGGCGGCGACCGAGCGAACGGTCGAGGAGACGCTGCGCATCTGCGCACCCGTGCATATCTTCCAGCGCTGGGCGCTCGAGGACGTCGAGGTCGACGGGCTTTCCTTCAAGCGCGGCGACAAGGTGAGCCTGATCCTCGCCGCCGCCAATCTCGATCCGAATAAATTCTCCGATCCGCTGGCCTTCAAGCCCGACCGGCAGGAAGCCGCCAACCTCTCCTTCGGCGCCGGCATCCATTTCTGCATCGGCGCACCGCTTGCAAGGCTGGAACTCAACACCGTGCTGCCGATCCTCTTCCGGCGACTGCCCGGTATGCGGATCGCCGTGCCGCCGGTGGTGAAGGACGTCTATCATTTCCATGGACTGGAGCGGCTGGACCTGGCTTGGTGA